The Sphingomonas donggukensis genomic interval TCGCCGCGCGGTTCAGGCGAAGGACGGCGAGAACATCGTCTTCTCGTGGATCGAATGGCCCGACAAGGCGACCCGCGATGCCGGCTGGGCCAAGGTGATGGCCGACGAGCGGATGAAGCCGCCGGGGGACATGCCCTTCGACGGCAAGCGCATGTTCTGGGGCGGCTTTGCCCCCCTGCTCGACGAATAGGGAGACGGGCGATGACCAATGCTGAAGGCATGCCGATCTGGTACGAACTGATGAGCGCCGATCCCGATGCGTCCAGGGCGTTCTACGAGGACGTGATCGGCTGGGCAGTCGAGGCGCAACCGTCCGGCGACATGGATTACCGCATGATCGACACCGGCACGACCGGCCTGGTCGGCGGGCTGGCGCGCTATACCGAGGGGCAGACGCCGGGCGGGATGACGCCCGGCTGGCGCTTCTACGTCGGGGTCGACGACGTCGATGCGACCGTCGCGAAACTGACCGCCGCCGGTGGCAGCGTGATCCTGCCCGCATTCGACCTGCCCGGCGTCGGCCGCATGGCCTATGTCGCCGATCCGCAGGGCATCGCCTTCTACGTGATGCGCGGCGCCAGTCCCGACAGCAGCACCGCCTGGGATCCGATGGCGATGGGCAAATGCAGCTGGAACGAGCTCGTCACGCCCGACATCGCCGCCGCGAAAGCCTTTTACGCCGATGTGCTCGGCTGGACCTATCCCGACAGCATGCCGATGGGCGAGATGGGCGATTACTGGTTCGTCGAGGCCGCCGGGCAGACCATCGGCGGAGCGATGCAGCAAGGTGCGCAGGGCCAGCCCGCCGGCTGGACCTTCTATTTCCGCGCTCCCGATATCGGCGTCGCCGCCGACAGGGTGACCGCCGGCGGCGGATCGATCCACGCCGGGCCGATGGAGGTGCCGGGCGGCGACCAGATCATCGTCGCGACCGATCCCGCAGGCACCGTGTTCGGCGTCGTCGCGCCGGGCGTTTCGGGAGAGACCGCATGACCGACAGCAAGATCGTTACCGTCCTGTGGTTCGACCACGGCGAGGCGCGCAAGGCCGCCGAATTCTATGCCGCGACCTTTCCCGACAGCCATGTCGATTCCGCCGCCGCCGCGCCCAGCGACTTTCCGGGCGGCACGGCGGGGGCCGAGATCACGGTCAACTTCACCGTGCTCGGCCGCACCTTTTCGGGCCTCAACGGCGGCCCCAATTTCAAGCCCAACGAAGCGGTCAGCTTCATGGTGGTGACCGAGGATCAGGCCGAGACCGACCGCTACTGGGATGCGATCGTCAGGGGCGGCGGGGCCGAGAGCGCGTGCGGCTGGTGCAAGGATCGCTGGGGCTATTCGTGGCAGATCACGCCGCGCACCCTGCTCGACGCGCTGAGCGCCGGCGGCGACGAGGCGAAGCGCGCGTTCGAGGCGATGATGACCATGCACCGGATCGACGTCGCCGCGATCGATGCGGCACGCCGCGGGGACCGTGCGTGAGCGGACCGTTCGAACTGTCGCTGACGCGCCTCATCGACGCGCCGGTGGATGCGGTGTGGCGCGCGTGGACCGAACATCAGGACGAATGGTTCTGCCCACGCCCGTGGCGTTCGCGGACGATCGTCCAGGAATTGCGCGCCGGTGGCCGGTCGGAAATCGTGATGCACGGCCCCGATGGCGAGGAGAAACATCTGGAGGGCGTGTTCCTGGAGGTGGAGCCCGGCGCGCGCGTCGTTTCCACCGACGCCTTTACCGCCGGCTGGCTGCCGGCGGGGCCCTTCATGGTCCGGATCGACACTTTTGAACGTGTCGGTGAGAATGCAGGCGGCCAGACCCGCTACACCGCGACCGCGCGCCACTGGACGCAGGAAGCGCGGGACAATCACGCCGCGATGGGCTTCGACGCCGGCTGGAACGCCGCGACCGATCAGCTCGCCGCGGTTGCCGAGCGGATCGCCGCCGAGGCGCGCTGACGCGGTCGCGCGATCCCGCCCCCGGTCAGCTCCCCGTCACGCGCCAGATCACGTTGCCGACATCGTCCGCCACCAGCAGCGCGCCGGTGCGGTCGGTGATGACGCCGACCGGGCGCCCCTGCGCCTTGCCCTCGTCGTTCAGGAAGCCGCTGAGCATCGTCACCGGCTTCGCGCGCTGGTCGGGGAAGCCGTTGGGGCCGAAGGGAATGTAGAGCATCTTGTAGCCCGCCGGCGGCTCGCGGTTCCACGATCCGTGCTGGGTCACGAACGCGCCGTTGGCGAAGCGCGTCCCGAGTTTCGCATCGCCCGCGAAGGCGAGGCCGAGCGAGGCGGTGTGTGCGCCCAGCGCATAGTCGGGACGCTT includes:
- a CDS encoding VOC family protein gives rise to the protein MTNAEGMPIWYELMSADPDASRAFYEDVIGWAVEAQPSGDMDYRMIDTGTTGLVGGLARYTEGQTPGGMTPGWRFYVGVDDVDATVAKLTAAGGSVILPAFDLPGVGRMAYVADPQGIAFYVMRGASPDSSTAWDPMAMGKCSWNELVTPDIAAAKAFYADVLGWTYPDSMPMGEMGDYWFVEAAGQTIGGAMQQGAQGQPAGWTFYFRAPDIGVAADRVTAGGGSIHAGPMEVPGGDQIIVATDPAGTVFGVVAPGVSGETA
- a CDS encoding VOC family protein translates to MTDSKIVTVLWFDHGEARKAAEFYAATFPDSHVDSAAAAPSDFPGGTAGAEITVNFTVLGRTFSGLNGGPNFKPNEAVSFMVVTEDQAETDRYWDAIVRGGGAESACGWCKDRWGYSWQITPRTLLDALSAGGDEAKRAFEAMMTMHRIDVAAIDAARRGDRA
- a CDS encoding SRPBCC family protein, with protein sequence MSGPFELSLTRLIDAPVDAVWRAWTEHQDEWFCPRPWRSRTIVQELRAGGRSEIVMHGPDGEEKHLEGVFLEVEPGARVVSTDAFTAGWLPAGPFMVRIDTFERVGENAGGQTRYTATARHWTQEARDNHAAMGFDAGWNAATDQLAAVAERIAAEAR